From Paenibacillus polymyxa, the proteins below share one genomic window:
- a CDS encoding TerD family protein — MAVIVVKGQKVDLTKTNPGLSHVNIGIGWESSAALELDTSAFLLGPGGKVSGDEDLIFYNNPTTPFITYSDGQQFGDKKQFSLDLTRIPSHIEKIAFTLTIYDADQKRQNFGQVQGGFIRFVHPVNGEVLRFNLDSGFTVETAIVIGELYRHNGEWKFNAIGAGFSGGLDALCENFGIEVENNPAPPVPVPTPPPAPRPVPTPPPAPPVPKPEPSATPVNLNLRKIELKKKGDTINLKKGSGGLGEILINLNWNQVQQSKGFFSRGSKGVDLDLGCLYEMKNGDKGVVQALGEVFGSLNRFPYIALDGDDRTGSVKTGENLRINGAKISEIKRILVFTFIYEGVTNWSQADGVVTLYQKDGPDIIVHMNEHDNRKGMCAIAMIQNVNDETFSIERLVQFYGGHREMDQAYNWGMRWTQGSK, encoded by the coding sequence ATGGCTGTTATCGTAGTAAAGGGGCAGAAGGTGGATTTGACCAAAACGAATCCAGGCCTGAGCCATGTCAACATAGGGATCGGTTGGGAGTCCTCAGCGGCTCTGGAACTTGATACTTCTGCATTTTTGCTGGGCCCTGGAGGGAAAGTATCAGGCGATGAGGATCTGATCTTTTACAATAATCCGACTACACCTTTTATCACCTATTCAGATGGACAACAGTTTGGTGACAAGAAACAATTTTCCCTGGACCTAACCAGAATACCTTCCCATATCGAGAAGATTGCGTTTACACTGACCATATATGATGCGGATCAGAAACGGCAAAATTTTGGACAGGTTCAAGGCGGATTTATACGTTTTGTTCATCCGGTTAATGGAGAGGTTTTACGATTTAATTTGGATAGTGGCTTTACAGTCGAGACGGCCATTGTGATAGGCGAGCTGTACCGCCATAACGGTGAATGGAAGTTTAACGCGATAGGCGCAGGCTTTTCCGGTGGATTGGATGCGTTGTGTGAAAATTTCGGCATTGAAGTGGAAAATAATCCGGCCCCTCCGGTGCCGGTGCCTACACCACCTCCAGCACCTCGACCAGTACCCACACCGCCGCCTGCACCTCCTGTTCCAAAGCCAGAGCCATCTGCAACTCCGGTAAATCTGAATCTGCGGAAAATTGAGCTGAAGAAAAAGGGAGATACCATTAACCTGAAAAAGGGCTCAGGCGGATTAGGTGAAATCCTAATCAATCTGAACTGGAATCAGGTACAGCAGAGTAAGGGCTTTTTCAGTCGTGGCTCCAAGGGTGTCGATCTGGATCTGGGCTGCTTGTATGAGATGAAGAACGGGGATAAAGGTGTCGTTCAGGCGCTTGGGGAAGTTTTCGGTTCTCTAAATCGCTTCCCGTACATTGCTCTGGATGGTGACGACCGTACGGGCTCTGTGAAAACAGGGGAAAATCTCCGTATTAATGGGGCTAAAATTTCTGAAATTAAGCGAATTTTGGTGTTTACCTTCATTTATGAAGGAGTCACGAACTGGTCACAAGCAGACGGGGTAGTCACGCTGTACCAGAAGGACGGGCCAGACATTATCGTTCATATGAATGAACATGACAATCGCAAAGGGATGTGTGCGATTGCAATGATCCAAAATGTGAACGATGAAACGTTTAGTATTGAGAGACTCGTACAGTTTTATGGCGGTCATCGTGAAATGGATCAGGCATATAACTGGGGCATGCGCTGGACGCAGGGTAGTAAATAA
- a CDS encoding TerD family protein yields the protein MTISLSKGQRIDLTKTNPGLTRVVVGLGWDTNKYSGGAEFDLDASAFLLYEDGKAKAADDFVFYNNPTGGAGAVTHTGDNRTGEGDGDDEQIIIDFAKIPANIHRIGITVTIYDYEARAQNFGQVSNAFVRVVDAATDREVLRYDLGEDFSTETAVVFCEFYRHNADWKFQAIGSGFAGGLGALAKNYGLDAQ from the coding sequence ATGACGATTAGTCTTTCCAAAGGACAACGTATTGATCTGACCAAAACGAATCCAGGCTTGACTCGTGTTGTCGTAGGTCTTGGCTGGGATACCAATAAATATAGTGGCGGCGCAGAATTTGACTTGGATGCTTCGGCTTTCCTGCTATATGAGGACGGTAAAGCGAAGGCAGCTGACGATTTTGTATTCTACAATAACCCAACAGGTGGAGCGGGTGCTGTTACTCATACAGGCGATAACCGCACAGGTGAGGGCGACGGGGATGACGAGCAAATTATTATTGATTTTGCAAAGATTCCTGCAAATATCCATCGTATCGGAATTACAGTTACGATTTATGACTATGAGGCACGTGCGCAAAACTTTGGACAAGTGTCCAATGCCTTTGTACGTGTGGTAGATGCGGCAACGGATCGTGAAGTGTTGCGCTACGATTTGGGAGAGGATTTCTCCACCGAAACAGCTGTGGTATTCTGTGAATTTTACCGTCACAATGCAGACTGGAAATTCCAGGCTATCGGTAGTGGTTTTGCTGGTGGATTGGGTGCGCTTGCTAAAAACTATGGCTTGGACGCTCAATAA
- a CDS encoding TerD family protein, with protein sequence MAINLSKGQKIDLTKTNPGLSKITVGLGWDTNKYDGGKDFDLDVSVFLANADGKVETEKNFVFFNNPQNENGSVVHTGDNRTGEGDGDDEQIKVDLSNVPANVEKIAFTITIYDAQERSQNFGQVSRAYARIVNEANNEELVRFDLGEDFSIETGVVVGELYRHSGEWKFNAIGSGYQDGLAGLTRDYGLA encoded by the coding sequence ATGGCAATTAACTTATCTAAAGGTCAAAAAATCGATTTGACGAAAACAAACCCAGGCTTGTCCAAAATCACGGTTGGTCTCGGCTGGGACACCAATAAGTACGATGGCGGTAAAGATTTTGACTTGGACGTATCCGTATTTTTGGCGAATGCGGACGGCAAAGTGGAAACGGAAAAGAACTTCGTCTTCTTTAATAATCCACAAAACGAGAACGGTTCTGTCGTTCATACCGGAGATAACCGCACAGGTGAAGGTGACGGAGATGACGAGCAAATTAAAGTTGATCTGAGCAATGTACCTGCTAACGTAGAAAAAATCGCTTTTACGATTACGATCTATGATGCACAAGAACGCAGCCAAAACTTTGGACAAGTGTCCCGTGCCTACGCACGTATCGTAAATGAGGCAAACAATGAAGAATTGGTTCGCTTTGATCTGGGAGAAGATTTTTCGATCGAAACAGGCGTCGTGGTAGGCGAGTTGTATCGCCATAGCGGTGAGTGGAAGTTCAATGCCATTGGCAGCGGTTACCAGGATGGTCTTGCAGGCTTGACACGTGATTACGGCTTAGCTTAA
- a CDS encoding TerD family protein has protein sequence MAVINLVKGQKIDLTKGNTGLTKVIAGLGWDPVQSKGFFGFKKQPNIDCDASAILLDANGKLTQSDNVVCFHNKKSPCGSVVHSGDNLTGQGDGDDEQIMIDLARIPANVDKVLVVVNIYDCVNRKQDFGMIEKAYIRILDGANSKELVTFNLSDNFEGMTALICGELYRHNDEWKFAAIGAGTHAVHIDVLAQRYM, from the coding sequence GTGGCTGTAATTAATCTGGTCAAGGGCCAGAAAATTGATTTGACCAAGGGAAACACAGGACTAACCAAGGTTATAGCCGGATTGGGATGGGACCCCGTGCAGTCCAAAGGATTTTTTGGTTTCAAGAAGCAACCCAATATTGATTGTGATGCTTCTGCCATTTTGCTGGATGCCAACGGGAAACTAACTCAATCTGACAATGTAGTATGCTTCCATAATAAAAAAAGCCCGTGCGGCTCAGTCGTGCATTCCGGTGATAATCTGACCGGACAAGGTGACGGCGATGATGAACAAATTATGATTGACCTGGCACGGATTCCGGCCAATGTCGATAAAGTGCTTGTTGTTGTGAATATATATGATTGCGTAAACCGGAAACAGGATTTCGGCATGATCGAGAAAGCGTATATCCGCATTCTGGACGGTGCTAATTCTAAGGAACTGGTGACGTTTAATTTATCTGATAATTTTGAGGGAATGACTGCACTGATCTGCGGAGAACTCTATCGCCATAACGACGAATGGAAGTTTGCTGCAATCGGTGCAGGCACCCATGCCGTACATATTGATGTGCTGGCTCAGCGTTATATGTAA
- a CDS encoding tellurite resistance TerB family protein produces MSTFKNWLNTTKKGLGDQVKKFKNKDFMEAVVAGCALVAFADGTISPEEKTKMAGYINISEELKVFDMGEVINRFNHYVANFEFSPEIGKQEALKAIGKLKGKPEVGRLVVGVCSAIGAADGDFDANEQRIVAEICGALGLNPSEFSL; encoded by the coding sequence ATGAGTACATTTAAAAATTGGTTGAATACAACTAAAAAAGGACTGGGCGACCAGGTTAAGAAATTTAAGAACAAAGATTTTATGGAAGCTGTTGTTGCAGGTTGTGCATTAGTGGCATTTGCCGACGGTACTATTAGTCCGGAAGAAAAAACAAAAATGGCCGGATACATAAATATCAGTGAGGAATTGAAAGTGTTTGATATGGGTGAGGTCATCAACCGTTTCAATCACTATGTAGCAAACTTTGAATTTTCACCTGAAATCGGCAAACAGGAAGCGTTAAAAGCGATTGGTAAATTAAAAGGCAAGCCTGAAGTAGGTCGACTTGTCGTCGGCGTATGCAGTGCCATTGGTGCAGCTGACGGTGACTTTGATGCCAATGAGCAACGGATTGTTGCTGAGATTTGTGGTGCGCTTGGTTTGAATCCGTCTGAATTTAGTCTGTAA
- a CDS encoding helix-turn-helix transcriptional regulator: MLGCNMRWSWQEWIVAVFRILWLICFVLLSYQDRPSFPFTVVFISVLVCYSIPLFIDRIHYRWYLLAEVFLVGGISLLFAHQYELVRLFLPAVFTISFYSRGRSHAVTLPLALVMFCLGGRGAFHWTIEDVFQNLVDASFVYGIGFGLQMAFRSIDRIKQKLELIKKQYQTLEQYSTQVEQMTLLEERYRMARELHDSIGHTFTSIILGMETLRPYISSEEGTERLQSVLQLGRTGLEDIRKQVHQMDPMEEDPSLDLSLLNIINEFKKNTAIRVVFRTMGEPLPVIKQSKLTLYRCLQELLTNASRHGHANSIQVLLHYDHNQIILQVQDNGKGSDEIKFGFGLSGMKERLSSLQGKLYLHSKEGEGTIVTCSIPLLQDTDVSNPEIKVLLVDDQLLIRDSLGLLLKNEPDFRIQTAEDGNVAVDQCASDPPDVVLMDVHMPQMDGITATKLIKESWPNIRVIMITTFDDISYATKSLALGAEGYVLKSIDPRELANTIRLVHHGGTMITQEVASTLFQQMTGTMKNPYGLTERELEILHCLTEGHRYKAIASKVHLSEGTVRNYISTIYSKMQVQSRDEAIEKAKTELLTDY; encoded by the coding sequence ATGCTTGGATGCAATATGCGCTGGTCTTGGCAGGAATGGATTGTTGCTGTATTCCGAATCTTGTGGTTGATTTGCTTTGTTTTGCTATCGTATCAAGACCGCCCATCTTTCCCTTTCACTGTTGTATTTATCTCTGTTCTCGTTTGCTATTCAATACCTTTGTTCATTGATCGAATTCATTACCGCTGGTATTTGTTGGCGGAAGTATTTCTAGTGGGTGGAATTTCTTTGCTATTTGCTCATCAATATGAGCTTGTCCGACTGTTTCTGCCAGCTGTTTTTACGATTTCGTTTTATAGCCGTGGCCGTTCACATGCGGTAACTTTACCTCTTGCGTTGGTGATGTTTTGCCTGGGAGGAAGAGGGGCGTTTCATTGGACGATAGAAGACGTATTCCAGAACCTAGTGGATGCTTCGTTTGTATACGGTATTGGTTTCGGATTACAAATGGCATTTCGTTCTATAGATCGGATCAAACAAAAACTCGAATTAATAAAAAAGCAGTATCAAACCCTGGAGCAGTATTCGACTCAGGTTGAACAAATGACACTATTGGAAGAAAGATACCGCATGGCTCGCGAGCTGCATGACTCGATTGGCCATACATTCACTTCCATTATCTTAGGTATGGAAACATTACGGCCTTATATCTCTTCTGAAGAGGGGACTGAAAGATTGCAGTCTGTTCTTCAACTTGGTCGCACAGGGCTCGAAGATATCCGAAAGCAAGTTCATCAGATGGACCCTATGGAGGAGGATCCATCTTTGGATCTATCCTTGCTAAATATCATTAATGAATTTAAAAAGAATACTGCCATTCGAGTTGTGTTCAGAACGATGGGGGAGCCGCTTCCTGTCATAAAACAGTCAAAACTGACCTTGTACCGCTGTTTACAAGAATTATTGACTAATGCCAGCCGACATGGGCATGCCAATTCTATTCAGGTGCTTCTTCACTACGACCATAACCAGATCATTTTGCAGGTGCAGGACAATGGGAAGGGAAGTGACGAAATTAAGTTCGGGTTTGGTCTTTCAGGAATGAAAGAGCGGCTTTCGTCTCTTCAAGGCAAGCTATACCTTCATTCCAAAGAAGGCGAAGGAACGATTGTGACCTGTTCTATACCATTGCTTCAGGATACAGATGTTAGTAATCCAGAGATCAAGGTATTGTTGGTGGATGATCAATTACTCATTCGGGACAGTTTAGGCCTGTTGCTCAAAAACGAACCTGATTTTCGAATTCAAACGGCGGAAGACGGAAACGTTGCTGTAGATCAATGTGCCAGCGACCCGCCAGACGTTGTATTAATGGATGTACATATGCCCCAGATGGACGGTATTACTGCGACGAAGCTAATTAAAGAAAGCTGGCCTAACATACGTGTAATTATGATCACCACCTTTGATGACATTTCGTATGCTACGAAATCACTTGCTTTGGGTGCTGAAGGTTATGTACTAAAATCAATTGATCCAAGAGAGCTGGCTAATACAATACGGCTAGTGCATCACGGAGGAACGATGATAACCCAAGAAGTAGCAAGTACATTGTTTCAGCAAATGACAGGGACGATGAAGAATCCTTATGGACTGACAGAGCGGGAGTTGGAAATTCTGCATTGTTTAACTGAAGGACACCGTTATAAAGCAATTGCAAGCAAGGTTCACTTGTCTGAAGGAACGGTTCGAAACTATATTTCGACCATATACTCAAAAATGCAAGTGCAGAGCCGTGACGAAGCAATTGAAAAAGCTAAAACAGAGTTGCTTACAGACTATTAA
- a CDS encoding ABC transporter ATP-binding protein, translating to MSLLQIRNLSKKIGKKTIVEGLSLDVKAGEIMGLVGPNGAGKTTTIRMIVGLSSKSGGQVFIHGQDIDRSFEKAMRHVGVIVENPDLYKYLSGYDNLIHFSRMSPGVSSERIQEVISLVGLEDSIDKKVGTYSLGMKQRLGLAVVLAHKPSLLVLDEPTNGLDPAGIRELREHLINLSQKEGVGVLISSHLMAEMELMCDQVAILNKGKLIGIHNVAEMMDNRLAPVRFEVDRPELALPVFQSMLAGKEIIADQQTLQVDITKDQIPGITKKLMDTGVNIYSVQITKQTLEDKFIEITGGIEK from the coding sequence TTGTCACTATTACAGATTCGTAATTTAAGTAAAAAGATTGGAAAGAAAACCATTGTTGAAGGACTGTCCTTGGATGTAAAGGCGGGGGAAATCATGGGTCTTGTTGGCCCAAATGGAGCGGGCAAGACGACCACTATTCGGATGATCGTGGGGTTAAGTTCAAAATCGGGAGGCCAGGTATTTATCCACGGCCAAGATATTGATCGCTCCTTTGAAAAGGCAATGAGACATGTTGGAGTTATCGTCGAAAATCCAGATCTGTACAAATATTTATCCGGCTATGACAATCTGATTCATTTCTCAAGAATGTCTCCAGGGGTTTCTTCGGAACGTATTCAGGAAGTAATCTCGCTCGTCGGACTTGAGGACAGCATTGATAAGAAAGTGGGAACTTACTCTCTAGGAATGAAGCAGCGACTGGGATTAGCCGTTGTACTGGCCCATAAACCTTCCTTACTTGTACTTGATGAGCCTACCAATGGTTTAGACCCAGCAGGAATAAGAGAGCTTCGGGAACATTTAATCAATCTGTCTCAAAAAGAAGGCGTTGGTGTTCTTATTTCTAGCCATCTTATGGCTGAAATGGAACTGATGTGTGATCAGGTAGCGATTTTAAATAAGGGAAAACTGATTGGTATCCATAATGTAGCTGAGATGATGGATAATCGGCTTGCTCCTGTTCGGTTTGAAGTAGACAGACCCGAATTGGCTCTTCCTGTATTCCAGTCCATGCTGGCGGGGAAAGAAATTATTGCAGATCAACAAACTCTACAAGTTGACATTACAAAGGATCAAATTCCGGGTATTACAAAGAAACTTATGGATACGGGGGTGAACATATACAGCGTTCAGATTACGAAACAGACACTAGAGGATAAATTCATTGAAATCACAGGGGGAATTGAAAAGTGA
- a CDS encoding ABC transporter permease: MIQLIRNENMKIYKRKRTWLIIILLILYVLIQMANLKSSGMTEYNEGWKTLLQHENSKLTRDAAKSDALPIEKKMAAEKILMNQYYLDHNIAPQSNAWSFTVSQSRNLIVGISLLALIVAGDIVASEFSAGTIKFLLTRSATRSKIYFSKYIATLLFGIFLVLLTFLAAIFFGGLMFGFKGIGDPYFFVKDQTIQQADMIQALLGGFLFNIPFMVIVLTFAFMISAAFRSVTFSIVFSMLAAIAGFVLSITMNGWPWTKYFVFSSTDLNPYFFGTTPVEGMTLGFSLFLLLLHLVAMHLVSYPIFTKRDVI, from the coding sequence GTGATTCAGTTAATTCGCAATGAAAACATGAAGATTTATAAGCGTAAACGTACCTGGCTTATCATCATACTGCTTATTTTGTATGTATTAATCCAGATGGCTAATTTAAAAAGTTCTGGTATGACTGAGTACAATGAAGGCTGGAAAACACTCTTACAGCATGAAAATTCAAAGCTAACGAGAGATGCAGCAAAGTCAGACGCTCTACCCATTGAGAAAAAAATGGCAGCAGAAAAAATTTTGATGAATCAGTATTATTTGGACCATAACATCGCTCCTCAATCCAATGCTTGGAGTTTTACAGTGAGCCAATCCAGAAATTTAATTGTAGGTATCTCTCTTTTAGCTCTTATCGTGGCTGGCGATATTGTAGCCTCTGAGTTTTCTGCCGGTACAATCAAATTTTTACTGACACGTTCAGCTACACGCTCAAAAATTTATTTTTCTAAATATATTGCAACTCTCTTGTTTGGAATATTTTTGGTTTTGCTTACTTTTCTGGCTGCCATATTTTTCGGTGGATTAATGTTTGGCTTTAAGGGGATCGGCGATCCCTACTTCTTCGTCAAGGATCAAACCATTCAGCAGGCAGATATGATTCAAGCCTTGTTAGGAGGGTTCTTATTTAATATACCTTTTATGGTTATCGTGTTGACATTTGCATTTATGATTTCTGCAGCATTTCGCAGTGTTACATTTTCTATTGTGTTCTCTATGCTGGCAGCTATAGCAGGATTCGTCCTGAGTATCACCATGAATGGATGGCCTTGGACAAAATACTTTGTGTTTTCCAGTACAGATCTCAATCCTTATTTTTTTGGAACGACGCCAGTGGAAGGAATGACCTTGGGCTTCTCACTGTTCCTCCTTCTACTTCATCTGGTCGCTATGCATCTCGTTTCATATCCTATTTTTACAAAACGGGATGTAATCTAA
- a CDS encoding DUF4097 family beta strand repeat-containing protein, with translation MKWLTTLVMISMLLLIAACSSKPATSLNKELELSSAGISSLVLDNSNGQIEVVGNKNTDKIQASVVANGSNMDKLKLSLEGEDGIATLNTFFEGQFMSTGPQTVDVKLTIPEKMKLEIKHPHRDGDIQVTNLASDVSIENVNGNITLKEIGGAIDLTNRDGGITIQNSSSDVNIENVNGHIQADKIGGTAYIELGDGSLDIDQVAKDVVIIQSGNGKVSIGDVKGKVTQSKK, from the coding sequence ATGAAATGGCTCACTACTTTAGTGATGATCTCAATGTTACTGTTAATTGCAGCCTGTTCATCCAAACCTGCAACATCTTTAAACAAGGAACTTGAATTATCATCTGCCGGTATTTCCAGCTTAGTTCTAGATAATAGCAACGGTCAAATTGAAGTTGTCGGAAACAAGAATACAGATAAAATACAAGCCAGTGTCGTTGCTAATGGCAGCAACATGGATAAGCTAAAATTAAGTCTGGAGGGAGAAGATGGTATAGCTACTCTTAATACTTTTTTCGAGGGACAATTCATGTCAACAGGTCCCCAAACAGTTGATGTCAAGCTAACCATTCCGGAAAAAATGAAACTAGAAATTAAACATCCGCATAGAGATGGAGATATTCAAGTAACGAATTTAGCCTCGGATGTAAGCATTGAAAATGTGAATGGTAATATCACGCTTAAAGAAATCGGTGGAGCCATTGATTTAACCAACAGAGATGGTGGGATTACTATTCAAAATAGCTCATCTGATGTCAATATTGAAAATGTAAACGGACATATTCAAGCAGATAAAATAGGGGGTACTGCATATATTGAGTTAGGTGACGGCTCTCTGGATATTGATCAAGTTGCAAAAGATGTTGTCATTATTCAGAGCGGCAATGGAAAAGTAAGCATCGGTGATGTGAAGGGGAAAGTGACTCAAAGCAAAAAATAA
- a CDS encoding MFS transporter produces the protein MNQPKEFSFYARRNLFIFSVTRLISELGSSIFKFALSLYILDITGSATVFSMVLGLSILPGVFVNIFAGVVIDRSNKKKVLVITEILSGIALLIFLPIFLLDSTNVMLLAVFSVILSLIQSFTFLTLNASIPNLVERDNVHSVNSSYQSIGAIINVLGPILGAITYRAWGLETIVMINGITFISAGLMQLWLQFRKTDEQTVSSSYLDSVKDVFAYINKQKAIMYLLVIFVGINFMLAPLVQVVLPYVTYQELQLSAQQLSVIQGAWFVGVIAGAIVVSRRKVHQFVITKIFILFQLQAILFLTWCFPLLFPSTSGSLIQMTFIFIMILAVTGFFNSMSNVPMISYVQLYTPEHIRAGVFGVISSITMLATPLGIGLYGILLDRIHWVYLPLASGIVALVMGIMAHKNKALRNFFSQNAEPVLNSVGEKERVSAL, from the coding sequence ATGAATCAGCCAAAGGAATTTTCGTTTTATGCTCGCCGGAATCTATTTATTTTTTCAGTAACCAGGCTTATATCGGAGCTAGGAAGTTCGATTTTTAAGTTTGCTTTAAGTCTATATATTTTGGATATCACCGGATCGGCCACTGTATTTTCAATGGTGTTAGGCTTGTCCATTCTGCCCGGAGTATTTGTCAATATTTTTGCAGGTGTAGTTATAGACCGGAGCAATAAGAAGAAAGTGCTTGTCATAACCGAAATATTAAGCGGAATAGCGCTACTAATCTTTTTACCCATTTTCTTGTTGGATTCAACCAATGTTATGTTGCTTGCCGTGTTCTCCGTTATATTAAGCCTTATTCAATCATTTACGTTCTTAACGCTGAACGCCTCAATTCCTAACTTAGTGGAAAGAGACAACGTTCATAGCGTAAACTCTTCCTATCAAAGTATAGGAGCAATCATAAATGTACTGGGTCCGATCCTGGGTGCCATAACTTATCGAGCTTGGGGCTTGGAAACGATTGTGATGATTAACGGAATAACATTTATTTCGGCCGGATTGATGCAACTATGGTTACAATTTAGGAAAACTGATGAACAAACGGTATCCTCAAGTTATTTAGACAGTGTCAAAGATGTGTTTGCGTATATAAACAAGCAAAAAGCCATAATGTATTTACTTGTTATCTTTGTTGGTATCAATTTTATGCTCGCTCCATTAGTCCAGGTTGTGCTGCCGTATGTGACTTATCAGGAACTTCAACTTTCAGCTCAGCAACTATCTGTTATTCAAGGAGCCTGGTTCGTAGGAGTCATCGCGGGAGCCATTGTGGTTTCACGTCGGAAAGTACATCAATTTGTTATTACCAAAATATTTATCCTGTTTCAGCTTCAAGCCATCTTATTCCTAACATGGTGTTTCCCATTATTGTTTCCCTCAACATCAGGAAGCCTGATACAGATGACGTTCATCTTCATTATGATTTTGGCGGTAACCGGATTTTTTAATTCAATGAGCAATGTTCCCATGATATCTTATGTGCAGCTGTATACTCCAGAACATATTAGAGCCGGGGTGTTTGGTGTAATCAGCTCGATCACTATGCTAGCAACTCCGCTCGGAATCGGGTTGTACGGAATACTATTGGATAGAATCCATTGGGTATACCTTCCTCTGGCATCGGGAATAGTTGCTCTGGTGATGGGTATCATGGCTCATAAGAACAAAGCATTACGTAACTTTTTCAGTCAAAATGCCGAACCAGTCCTTAATAGCGTAGGTGAAAAAGAACGAGTATCAGCATTATAA